One region of Glycine max cultivar Williams 82 chromosome 9, Glycine_max_v4.0, whole genome shotgun sequence genomic DNA includes:
- the LOC100775752 gene encoding endoglucanase 8, whose translation MGFPQRLLFILAGTILSVTGLKHNYGEALSKSILFFEGQRSGKLPPTQRMTWRKDSALQDVYIIPDTTVLPFLRKVDLVGGYYDAGDNVKFNFPMAFSTTMLAWSVIEFGKLMGPDLKHALDAIRWATEYFLKATSIPGFVFAQVGDPYADHNCWERPEDMDTPRTAFAVSRDFPGSEVSAEIAAALAASSVVYRKYHIGYSTRLLQRAIKVFDFADKYRGSYNDSLGPWVCPFYCDFSGYQDELVWGAAWLFKATKRPYYLDYIDKNIYNLKNFAEFGWDSKDAGINVLVSKLLINSSSNSKPFILNNADKFVCSVLPESPSVSVSYSPGGLLFKPGGSNLQHATAISFLFLVYAGYLKKTNKEIDCGGKVFASPKRLKQIARGQVDYILGSNPVNMSYMVGYGAKYPERIHHRASSLPSVDEHRGHIGCKGGSFYFHSQNPNPNLLVGAVVGGPDMKDSYADSRADFVHSEPTTYINAPLVGVLAYFNSHPS comes from the exons ATGGGTTTCCCGCAAAGATTGCTGTTTATATTGGCAGGTACCATATTAAGTGTAACGGGTTTGAAGCATAACTATGGAGAAGCTTTGTCAAAGAGCATATTGTTCTTTGAAGGACAGAGGTCAGGGAAGTTGCCACCAACACAGAGGATGACTTGGAGGAAGGATTCTGCGCTTCAAGATGTCTATATAATTCCTGATACTACTGTCTTGCCTTTCCTTCGTAAA GTTGACTTGGTTGGTGGTTACTACGATGCTGGTGACAACGTGAAATTCAACTTTCCAATGGCATTTTCAACAACCATGCTGGCCTGGAGTGTAATAGAGTTCGGAAAATTGATGGGTCCAGACCTTAAACATGCGTTAGACGCTATTCGTTGGGCCACAGAGTATTTCCTCAAAGCCACAAGCATCCCCGGTTTTGTGTTTGCACAAGTTGGTGACCCTTATGCTGATCACAATTGCTGGGAGAGACCAGAAGACATGGACACCCCAAGAACAGCCTTTGCTGTTAGCAGGGACTTCCCTGGCTCTGAAGTTTCAGCAGAGATAGCAGCAGCACTTGCAGCCTCTTCAGTTGTATATAGAAAGTATCATATAGGCTACTCTACAAGACTTCTCCAAAGGGCTATAAAG GTTTTTGACTTTGCAGATAAGTACAGAGGATCATACAATGACAGCCTCGGACCGTGGGTATGCCCATTCTATTGTGATTTTAGTGGCTACCAG GACGAATTGGTGTGGGGAGCAGCATGGTTGTTCAAGGCTACTAAACGCCCTTACTACTTAGATTACATTGACAAAAACATTTATAATCTGAAAAACTTTGCTGAATTTGGATGGGACTCAAAGGACGCTGGCATCAACGTGCTCGTCTCTAAG CTTCTAATTAATAGTAGCTCTAATTCTAAGCCTTTCATCCTCAATAATGCGGACAAGTTTGTCTGTTCTGTGCTACCTGAATCGCCTTCAGTATCGGTCTCATACTCTCCAG gtGGGCTTCTATTCAAGCCTGGGGGGAGTAACTTGCAGCATGCAACAGCAATCTCATTTCTGTTTCTGGTTTATGCTGGCTATTTGAAAAAGACGAATAAAGAGATTGACTGTGGCGGTAAAGTTTTTGCTTCTCCAAAGCGACTTAAACAAATAGCAAGAGGCCag GTGGATTACATACTAGGAAGCAATCCAGTGAATATGTCATACATGGTAGGATACGGTGCAAAATATCCTGAAAGAATACATCATCGTGCGTCGTCATTGCCATCCGTAGATGAGCACCGTGGGCACATTGGTTGCAAAGGAGgatcattttattttcacaGCCAAAATCCAAACCCCAACTTGCTTGTAGGAGCTGTTGTGGGGGGACCTGATATGAAGGATTCATACGCAGATTCTCGAGCAGATTTTGTACACTCTGAACCTACAACATACATCAATGCACCCCTTGTAGGTGTTTTGGCATACTTCAATTCACATCCATCCTAA
- the LOC100305537 gene encoding plant invertase/pectin methylesterase inhibitor-domain containing protein precursor, with the protein MEAICSKHLMTSLVIILASSLTLSQGAKKGSDSERPYQEASTVFIRTSCSSTTYPRLCYSSLVKHADLIQTNRVVLTGTALNVTLASAKSTSAMMSTLAKRQGLKPREVAAMKDCVEELADSVDELRRSISEMAQLTPSNFEMTMSDVETWVSAALTDESTCTDGFQETAAAGGSNVKNTVRGQILQVAQLTSNALALINQLANSHA; encoded by the coding sequence atggaggccatttgttccaAGCACCTTATGACATCCCTTGTCATAATTCTTGCTTCTAGTTTGACCTTATCACAGGGTGCCAAGAAAGGCAGTGACAGTGAAAGGCCATACCAAGAAGCGAGCACGGTGTTCATTAGAACATCTTGCAGCTCCACGACCTATCCAAGACTCTGCTACAGCTCCTTAGTGAAGCATGCAGACTTGATCCAAACAAACCGTGTGGTTCTGACAGGCACAGCCCTGAATGTGACCCTTGCGTCTGCCAAGTCGACCTCGGCAATGATGTCGACGCTGGCAAAGAGGCAAGGCCTGAAGCCAAGAGAGGTTGCAGCGATGAAGGACTGTGTGGAGGAGTTGGCTGACTCTGTTGATGAGCTCAGAAGGTCTATTTCTGAGATGGCTCAACTAACACCCTCCAATTTTGAGATGACAATGAGTGACGTAGAAACGTGGGTGAGTGCTGCTTTGACCGATGAGAGCACGTGCACCGATGGCTTCCAAGAGACGGCTGCTGCTGGTGGTTCAAATGTAAAGAACACGGTGAGAGGCCAAATTCTTCAGGTGGCTCAATTGACTAGTAATGCCTTGGCTTTGATAAATCAGCTGGCCAATTCTCATGCTTAA
- the LOC100776299 gene encoding pectinesterase inhibitor 4, translating to MALHDLVGSSRSSQNVFRILVTVLLILTFVQLAASASTATDSLKAYKKFIKDKCNSTTYPKVCYKSLYPYASQIKRNSVTLTKLSIHVALKAAKSANSTLTKLSNSKGKLTHGETSVIADCRENIDETLDMLEQSAEGLAHLNGASTADEKFQWDSIKTWMSAAITDEGTCTDEFDEIQVRPSLQENIKTTVYNVSWLTTNALALVNRLY from the coding sequence ATGGCATTGCACGATCTCGTTGGAAGTTCAAGATCTTCCCAAAATGTTTTTAGAATACTAGTAACCGTTCTACTCATCTTAACCTTTGTCCAGTTAGCAGCATCTGCGTCGACCGCTACCGATTCCCTCAAAGCCTACAAAAAGTTCATAAAAGACAAGTGCAATTCAACCACTTACCCAAAAGTTTGCTACAAGTCTCTATACCCTTATGcatcacaaataaaaagaaacagcGTAACACTGACCAAATTGTCAATTCACGTGGCTCTAAAAGCAGCCAAGAGTGCAAACAGCACATTGACGAAGCTGTCCAATTCGAAGGGGAAGCTGACACACGGAGAAACGTCGGTGATTGCGGATTGCAGAGAGAACATTGATGAGACGTTGGATATGCTTGAGCAATCTGCTGAAGGGCTGGCACATTTGAATGGCGCATCTACCGCTgatgagaaattccaatgggACAGCATAAAGACATGGATGAGTGCTGCCATAACAGATGAGGGTACATGCACCGATGAGTTTGACGAAATACAAGTGCGTCCTTCACTGCAGGAGAATATCAAAACCACCGTTTATAACGTTTCTTGGTTAACTACCAATGCCTTGGCTCTCGTCAACAGGCTTTACTAA